The following proteins come from a genomic window of Dehalococcoidia bacterium:
- the cobJ gene encoding precorrin-3B C(17)-methyltransferase, whose translation MSATVYLVGIGPGQAELVTPEALKAIGKVSVVIGQPECLLLVEALTRGKEVIAERQSPLGRSRLAVEKAQAGQDVAIISSGDPGVYAIAATFLEYLKDNNITLDVKVVPGVGLAGYAAARLGAPLGNDSAAITLTDQGTPWPVIRKRLEAAASADFVIVIYNPFGKLGPSRLQEALKIIAEYRTAQTLVGVLSKAATPDEQVQITTLGEVNVLALPVDTLLIIGNSQSYARDGRMVTPRLYREGVGY comes from the coding sequence ATGAGTGCGACTGTTTATCTGGTAGGCATCGGCCCGGGACAGGCGGAGCTCGTTACTCCCGAGGCGCTGAAGGCCATCGGGAAGGTATCCGTTGTCATCGGCCAGCCGGAGTGCCTTTTACTCGTCGAGGCTCTGACGCGCGGCAAAGAGGTTATAGCCGAGCGCCAGAGCCCCCTCGGGCGTTCGCGCCTGGCAGTGGAGAAGGCGCAGGCCGGGCAGGACGTGGCTATCATTTCCAGCGGCGACCCCGGCGTCTATGCCATCGCCGCCACCTTCCTGGAATACCTCAAGGACAATAACATCACTCTGGACGTAAAAGTCGTCCCCGGCGTGGGTCTGGCGGGTTACGCCGCGGCGCGGCTGGGAGCACCCCTGGGCAACGACTCCGCCGCCATCACCCTCACCGACCAGGGTACCCCCTGGCCAGTTATCAGAAAGAGGCTGGAGGCCGCCGCTTCCGCCGATTTCGTCATCGTCATCTATAACCCCTTCGGCAAGCTCGGCCCATCGCGCCTGCAGGAGGCGCTGAAAATCATAGCTGAGTATCGCACTGCGCAAACTCTGGTGGGCGTGCTGAGTAAAGCAGCCACCCCAGACGAGCAAGTCCAGATAACCACGCTGGGAGAGGTGAACGTTTTAGCATTGCCGGTTGATACACTGCTGATAATCGGCAACTCGCAAAGCTACGCCCGTGACGGAAGAATGGTCACGCCCAGACTGTACAGAGAGGGTGTGGGGTATTAG